A window of Oncorhynchus nerka isolate Pitt River linkage group LG4, Oner_Uvic_2.0, whole genome shotgun sequence contains these coding sequences:
- the LOC135571331 gene encoding uncharacterized protein LOC135571331, whose amino-acid sequence MDSDSDFEEETTVLDEVQLDVPLDDVPDVPQLPVLLDVQNAAIILEDVPDVQTIFEEATGNWQLILIRFSPLYCGPVVIRNNAGPVVIAWRTFQFISPIITYMRGGSQQVVVRMHHVSRVRGLETQLVWAISKETARLSPEGIPYCATKVQSITWIQRVAGRVTHYASHLRHETSVDVTLGCYQQTDVSVVYTTLHMGLDGLLSSSAWSEAASFSTPTTQHFTDPEPEGHNCYEGWEEDLLPEEREVPLLNLYLTTKRVEDIALRLISLRQAFTTLLGSTLSRNHLFVAGKVLLGALVQANHMDEAKFISTYNDFVDYLSDPSKRNDIERELAEAKIHHVNMIDVLFELVLFGMMTAQKSLMVHPGGFVERLYALLYSFLPTAANMEPEADRYLLQLSDSCDTLPPNRDLDTNALHYFTLIFTFLNKISCSSKTFCLNSSGMDSTSCPKRSTRMLAHVSSCLDVLWVVDHS is encoded by the exons ATGGACAGTGACAGCGACTTCGAAGAGG AAACAACTGTCCTGGATGAGGTCCAGTTGGATGTGCCATTGGATGATGTGCCAGATGTTCCACAGCTGCCAGTCCTCCTTGATGTCCAGAATGCTGCTATCATCCTTGAGGATGTGCCAGATGTGCAGACTATCTTTGAG GAGGCCACTGGCAATTGGCAGTTAATTCTGATTAGGTTCAGCCCCCTGTACTGTGGGCCTGTTGTGATCAGG AACAATGCCGGTCCGGTGGTTATAGCTTGGAGAACTTTCCAGTTCATCAGCCCCATCATCACCTACATGCGTGGGGGATCCCAG CAGGTGGTGGTGAGGATGCACCACGTGAGTAGGGTGAGAGGCCTGGAGACTCAACTGGTGTGGGCCATCTCCAAGGAGACAGCCAGGCTTAGTCCAGAGGGCATCCCCTACTGTGCCACCAAAGTGCAGTCCATCACTTGGATCCAG cgTGTGGCTGGCAGGGTGACCCACTATGCGTCTCACCTCCGCCACGAGACGTCTGTGGACGTGACGCTTGGCTGCTACCAG CAGACTGATGTCTCAGTGGTGTACACCACTCTCCACATGGGGCTGGACGGGCTTCTCTCCTCTTCAGCGTGGTCGGAGGCTGCCTCCTTCTCTACGCCCACCACTCAGCACTTCACTGACCCAGAGCCTGAGGGCCACAACTGCTATGAG GGCTGGGAGGAGGACCTGCTGCCTGAGGAGAGGGAGGTTCCTCTGCTAAA CCTCTACCTCACCACCAAGAGAGTGGAGGACATCGCCCTGAGGCTCATCTCCCTGCGCCAGGCCTTCACT ACCCTGCTTGGTTCCACCCTGAGCAGGAACCATCTGTTTGTGGCGGGAAAGGTCCTCCTGGGCGCACTGGTTCAGGCCAACCACATG GACGAGGCCAAGTTCATAAGTACCTATAACGACTTTGTGGACTACCTGAGTGACCCCTCCAAGCGGAATGACATTGAGAGGGAGCTGGCTGAGGCAAAG ATCCATCATGTGAACATGATAGATGTCCTCTTTGAGCTGGTGCTGTTTGGGATGATGACAGCTCAGAAGTCCCTGATGGTG CATCCTGGTGGGTTCGTGGAGCGTCTGTACGctctcctgtactccttcctGCCCACTGCTGCCAACATGGAGCCAGAGGCTGACAGATATCTGCTGCAGCTCAGT GATTCTTGTGACACTTTGCCACCCAACAGGGATCTAGACACCAATGCACTACATTACTTTACActgatttttacatttttaaataaaataagttGTAGTTCAAAAACATTTTG cctcaattcgtcgggcatggactctacaagctgCCCTaagcgttccacaaggatgctggcccatgtgtcaagttgtctggacgtcctttgggtggtggaccattcttga
- the LOC135571521 gene encoding uncharacterized protein LOC135571521, producing the protein MDSDSDFEEETTVLDEVQLDVPLDDVPDVPQLPVLLDVQNAAIILEDVPDVQTIFEEATGNWQLILIRFSPLYCGPVVIRNNDGPVVIAWRTFQFISPIITYMRGGSQVVVRMHHVSRVRGLETQLVWAISKETARLSPEGIPYCATKVQSITWIQRVAGRVTHYASHLRHETSVDVTLGCYQQTDVSVVYTTLHMGLDGLLSSSAWSEAASFSTPTTQHFTDPEPEGHNCYEGWEEDLLPEEREVPLLNLYLTTKRVEDIALRLISLRQAFTTLLGSTLSRNHLFVAGKVLLGALVQANHMDEAKFISTYNDFVDYLSDPSKRNDIERELAEAKIHHMNMIDVLFELVLFGMMTAQKSLMVHPGGFVERLYALLYSFLPTAANMEPEADRYLLQLSDSCDTLPPNRDLDTNALYYFTLIFTFLNKISCSSKTFCLNSSGHGLYKLP; encoded by the exons ATGGACAGTGACAGCGACTTCGAAGAGG AAACAACTGTCCTGGATGAGGTCCAGTTGGATGTGCCATTGGATGATGTGCCAGATGTTCCACAGCTGCCAGTCCTCCTTGATGTCCAGAATGCTGCTATCATCCTTGAGGATGTGCCAGATGTGCAGACTATCTTTGAG GAGGCCACTGGCAATTGGCAGTTAATTCTGATTAGGTTCAGCCCCCTGTACTGTGGGCCTGTTGTGATCAGG AACAATGACGGTCCGGTGGTTATAGCTTGGAGAACTTTCCAGTTCATCAGCCCCATCATCACCTACATGCGTGGGGGATCCCAG GTGGTGGTGAGGATGCACCACGTGAGTAGGGTGAGAGGCCTGGAGACTCAACTGGTGTGGGCCATCTCCAAGGAGACAGCCAGGCTTAGTCCAGAGGGCATCCCCTACTGTGCCACCAAAGTGCAGTCCATCACTTGGATCCAG cgTGTGGCTGGCAGGGTGACCCACTATGCGTCTCACCTCCGCCACGAGACGTCTGTGGACGTGACGCTTGGCTGCTACCAG CAGACTGATGTCTCAGTGGTGTACACCACTCTCCACATGGGGCTGGACGGGCTTCTCTCCTCTTCAGCGTGGTCGGAGGCTGCCTCCTTCTCTACGCCCACCACTCAGCACTTCACTGACCCAGAGCCTGAGGGCCACAACTGCTATGAG GGCTGGGAGGAGGACCTGCTGCCTGAGGAGAGGGAGGTTCCTCTGCTAAA CCTCTACCTTACCACCAAGAGAGTGGAGGACATCGCCCTGAGGCTCATCTCCCTGCGCCAGGCCTTCACT ACCCTGCTTGGTTCCACCCTGAGCAGGAACCATCTGTTTGTGGCGGGAAAGGTCCTCCTGGGCGCACTGGTTCAGGCCAACCACATG GACGAGGCCAAGTTCATAAGTACCTATAACGACTTTGTGGACTACCTGAGTGACCCCTCCAAGCGGAATGACATTGAGAGGGAGCTGGCTGAGGCAAAG ATCCATCATATGAACATGATAGATGTCCTCTTTGAGCTGGTGCTGTTTGGGATGATGACAGCTCAGAAGTCCCTGATGGTG CATCCTGGTGGGTTCGTGGAGCGTCTGTACGctctcctgtactccttcctGCCCACTGCTGCCAACATGGAGCCAGAGGCTGACAGATACCTGCTGCAGCTCAGT GATTCTTGTGACACTTTGCCACCCAACAGGGATCTAGACACCAATGCACTATATTACTTTACActgatttttacatttttaaataaaataagttGTAGTTCAAAAACATTTTG cctcaattcgtcggggcatggactctacaagctgCCCTaa